A single bacterium DNA region contains:
- a CDS encoding IS1 family transposase → HYLARLRRKSKCYSKSQDMLRYSVLLIMAKWNGTLPILN, encoded by the coding sequence CATTACCTTGCTCGCTTGCGCCGCAAATCGAAATGCTACAGCAAATCACAGGATATGCTCCGTTACTCCGTCCTCTTGATCATGGCCAAGTGGAATGGTACCTTACCTATCTTAAATTAA